In Cotesia glomerata isolate CgM1 linkage group LG3, MPM_Cglom_v2.3, whole genome shotgun sequence, one genomic interval encodes:
- the LOC123261065 gene encoding zwei Ig domain protein zig-4 yields MEQTIQKSTLGFIFLTLVIQMTKSHYINYEPQSPIEVAADYDDRPKHLDDSYTNSLSDNIETHHHKTSKVKRKPVRITGGPLLLTKGQSGELTCIAYGSPIPQIRWVRGDLESQMKNLKYENLVYNEQSIEKFGFGIVKSKYIVDCASEVDMGVVHCVSVVNDKVQVASTYIDIDVSTTELSDRCNMITAPVITDFVGSMLVSQDSTVVLPCLAQGEPKPKIIWQSFNGTITHKMNPRYEILSNGDLLISSLKWEDMGGYICIARSKLGEDRQSTFIYPVQNSRLT; encoded by the exons ATGGAACAAACTATTCAAAAGTCAACACTGGGATTTATTTTCCTGACCTTAGTGATACAGATGACTAAGAGTCACTACATTAATTATGAGCCACAATCTCCCATAGAAGTCGCCGCTGATTACGACGACAGGCCAAAACATCTCGATGATTCCTATACTAATTCTCTGTCAGACAATATCGAGACACATCATCATAAAACG tctaaaGTCAAGAGGAAACCTGTCAGAATTACCGGTGGACCACTTTTACTAACTAAAGG acAATCTGGAGAATTGACGTGTATTGCTTACGGATCACCAATTCCTCAAATCCGCTGGGTTCGCGGCGACTTGGAAAGTCAG atgaaaaatttgaaatacgAAAATCTGGTCTACAATGAACaatcaatagaaaaattcgGCTTTGGGATTGTCAAGTCCAAGTACATTGTCGACTGCGCTTCGGAAGTTGATATGGGAGTTGTACATTGTGTGTCAGTAGTTAATGACAAAGTACAGGTTGCGTCGACATACATTGACATTGAtg TGTCAACAACAGAGTTGTCTGACAGATGCAATATGATTACTGCACCAGTGATAACAGACTTTGTAGGCTCGATGCTAGTTTCTCAAGACAGCACGGTGGTGTTACCATGCCTTGCTCAAGGAGAACCTAAACCAAAGATCATCTGGCAATCGTTCAACGGCACAATAACTCACAAAATGAACCCGAGATATGAAATTCTTAGCAACGGAGATCTTTTAATATCGTCGCTCAAGTGGGAAGACATGGGTGGATATATTTGCATAGCCAGGTCAAAACTCGGAGAAGACCGTCAATCAACGTTTATATATCCAGTTCAG AATAGTAGATTGACTTAG